A genomic segment from Brienomyrus brachyistius isolate T26 chromosome 9, BBRACH_0.4, whole genome shotgun sequence encodes:
- the nes gene encoding nestin isoform X33, with translation MEVPSYMGTEKYQMLELNKRLETYLGRVKFLEEENKLLHGEVEALRQSKNQRVWKGQLEGELRKTREEVEAALREKDRVELEVSNLNEELQMLQLQRKKVAVARAETKKTVDESKKQLEEEHRGQIWLREKLAQLEKELQFHMEVHQEDVSLLQTQIIHTQYVPPHTYVQPQLLGLEDIKQEFSQRAARAWQEAAGSFQNQVQRLEDSLTQAKSRMAQVSQEKKESYLMAQCLAKELEAAQAKKELLEKNVSQQKDRQLKELQHLEVHLEALESEKAELSNQTAAILKDRHNLLQLKLSLGLEVATYRTLLDSESLRPRVSPKIYYQSASTSREVPKHQTIKQSLTPTISVKPGRRSEMTAPTMAPASLQAPKVNPNEKSIRSEMTNNEEDGWCAESPGSPGWSTHYSKADVIDSSLSGDVRAVEADEGEDHAYALSEQMAQELRATVISLDTSVTETSAIRETHIKEMEEECNLEIAGLEKNLTKQPSLAGEELDQDSKNTLKCLTVTPQFAVDIKGLLSSEQTLDVSEKENPDALKADQLEDNFSDRPVEEVSEMTEKYLPVEAVDESLLVWGEKQVGSEEVNGMESMTSGSKSEPESERELELETIPNETDSFGFEALVSNQSNSAELMLDEKTAEESQSSMTEVKGMQFSEEISLNHRQTTTSYEESKDNVGSMAHQQVDELTLEECRTCELKGCVRKLEEENAGDVAEQTCDNGERDEEKIDGVMEVGEENQSFHTSTLIFECPRVEKTNEQQVHLFTNAEQQEFSDNDDVSNATNSWRTGGDLDSTDSYALENTLADTRPLIRYRSDETDMNTQASHLGETDSSEDEEQESGAGIFEKEKRYSLGSRGDRMIEDLIEEPEWEEIQKSENAGCFNNRETDTSQIEEDDGHGIDKIEEKEIHFEGNVGCLESDGKSVLEIDRKAMLSEENIDLDQAEQDRALGNKAYDQTNLNKDMGDHVDGIVSTGSTDTKADLEKYCYDKATPLSSMEVDSNFLPQETDSTDIKADLEKDGEDDPTTQINWEVDSNFLPQATDSTDIKADLDKDSEDDPTTQINLEVDSNFLPQATDSTDIKADLEKDSEDDPTTQINLEMDSNFLPQATDSTDIKADLEKDSEDDPTTQINLEVDSNFLPQATDSTDIKADLEKDSEDDPTTQINWEMDSNFLPQATDSTDIKADLEKDSEDDPTTQINWEVDTNFLPQATDLTDIKADLEKDSEDDPTTQINWEVDTNFLPQATDSADIKEDLEKDSEDDPTTQINWEVDTNFLPQATDSTDIKADLEKDSEDDPTTQINLEVDTNFLPQETDSTDIKADLEKDSEDDPTTQINLEMDSNFLPQATDSTDIKADLEKDSEDDPTTQINLEMDSNFLPQATDSTDIKADLEKDSEDDPTTQINLEAESKFLPQETDSTDIKADLEKDSEDDPTTQINLEADSNFLPQQGTIECEEFMEPKSHASCDSETNLVNPVNINSEESSGNLSDNEEGIRKESFVENFTISSYGQSPSTENDNTSEILHSQTVTSDEGSEKVLKSEVTEMRPEQKEEDGENSSMLTNVDFNDDLSLHSEITSIAEVLEHTAISDLEDSYSSEDDSPNASQSLKSINQEDISENHKEKETMTCSVNDSGLIGGTEKHFPKLSSTSIENAWGSSDHIQDDKRGILGTDLKASDQFIQSDENIKEYFSYTEQKYGESKASEQQNGNDHDSETKEDEIFTAEVEGLPRIHEKCTELFSATLNEEFWNSNGKMGAFFHPQECGNSECVHTHPNQNAENTENMLETKQCTELRLKEAQSHGLPVQEQIPAHIEQLLYENMERDKKHSEESLEEEDSWSGGED, from the exons ATGGAGGTCCCCAGCTACATGGGAACTGAGAAGTACCAGATGCTGGAGCTCAACAAGCGTTTGGAGACATACCTGGGCAGGGTGAAGTTCCTTGAGGAGGAGAACAAGCTGCTACATGGGGAAGTTGAGGCTCTGAGGCAGAGTAAGAACCAGCGGGTCTGGAAAGGACAGCTGGAGGGTGAGCTGAGGAAGACCAGGGAGGAAGTGGAGGCAGCTTTGAGGGAGAAGGACAGGGTGGAGCTCGAAGTAAGCAATCTTAATGAGGAGCTGCAGATGCTTCAGCTACAGAGGAAGAAGGTGGCAGTTGCCCGGGCTGAGACCAAGAAGACAGTAGATGAAAGTAAGAAACAACTGGAGGAGGAACATAGAGGCCAGATCTGGCTACGAGAGAAGCTGGCTCAACTGGAGAAAGAGCTGCAGTTCCACATGGAGGTCCACCAAGAGGATGTCTCACTCCTGCAAACCCAGATAATCCACACCCAGTATGTCCCTCCTCATACTTATGTTCAACCACAGCTACTTGGCCTTGAGGACATAAAGCAAGAGTTCTCCCAGAGGGCTGCCCGGGCATGGCAGGAGGCAGCGGGATCATTTCAGAACCAGGTTCAGCGTCTGGAAGACTCTCTGACCCAGGCCAAGTCTCGTATGGCCCAGGTGAGCCAAGAGAAGAAGGAGAGCTACTTGATGGCCCAGTGCCTAGCCAAGGAGCTGGAAGCAGCCCAGGCCAAGAAGGAGCTCCTTGAGAAGAACGTTTCTCAACAGAAGGACAGGCAGCTGAAAGAGCTCCAGCACCTAGAG GTGCATCTGGAGGCCCTGGAAAGCGAGAAAGCAGAGCTTAGTAACCAGACTGCGGCTATTCTGAAGGACAGACACAACCTGCTGCAGCTGAAGCTGTCGCTGGGGCTGGAGGTGGCCACATACAG AACTCTACTAGACAGTGAGAGTCTGAGACCACGTGTGTCTCCCAAAATTTACTACCAGAGTGCCAGCACTTCCC GTGAAGTGCCAAAGCATCAGACTATTAAACAAAGCCTTACCCCCACCATTTCAGTAAAGCCTGGGAGGAGGTCTGAGATGACTGCACCAACAATGGCCCCAGCAAGCCTTCAGGCCCCAAAAGTCAACCCTAACGAAAAGTCCATCAGATCTGAAATGACAAATAATGAGGAAGATGGATGGTGTGCAGAGTCACCCGGTTCTCCAGGTTGGTCAACACATTACTCAAAAGCAGATGTGATTGACAGCAGTTTAAGTGGAGATGTAAGAGCCGTTGAGGCCGATGAGGGGGAGGACCATGCCTACGCTCTCTCTGAGCAAATGGCACAAGAATTAAGAGCCACTGTAATTAGTCTAGACACATCTGTCACCGAGACGTCTGCCATCAGGGAAACGCACATTAAAGAAATGGAGGAGGAATGTAATTTAGAGATCGCTGGGCTCGAAAAAAATCTGACAAAGCAGCCGTCCCTTGCAGGAGAAGAGTTAGACCAGGAttcaaaaaacacattaaaatgtttGACAGTGACACCCCAATTCGCTGTTGACATCAAAGGGCTCCTTAGCTCTGAACAAACACTTGatgtttctgaaaaagaaaatccAGATGCTTTGAAGGCCGATCAACTGGAAGACAACTTTAGTGACAGACCTGTAGAGGAGGTCTCTGAAATGACTGAAAAGTACCTTCCAGTTGAAGCTGTAGATGAATCATTGTTAGTATGGGGTGAAAAACAAGTAGGGTCAGAGGAGGTTAATGGAATGGAAAGCATGACATCGGGATCTAAGTCAGAACCAGAATCAGAAAGAGAATTAGAACTGGAAACCATCCCAAATGAGACAGATTCCTTTGGCTTTGAGGCTTTAGTTAGTAATCAGTCCAACTCTGCGGAGTTAATGCTGGATGAGAAAACTGCAGAAGAATCACAGTCATCTATGACAGAAGTAAAGGGTATGCAGTTTTCGGAAGAGATTTCTTTGAATCACAGGCAGACAACAACATCTTATGAAGAAAGTAAGGACAATGTGGGGAGCATGGCCCACCAGCAAGTGGACGAACTGACTCTGGAAGAATGTAGAACTTGTGAACTGAAGGGATGCGTACGTAAATTAGAGGAAGAGAATGCAGGAGATGTAGCAGAACAGACGTGTGATAATGGGGAGAGAGATGAGGAAAAAATAGATGGAGTGATGGAGGTAGGAGAAGAAAATCAGAGTTTCCACACCAGCACTTTGATTTTCGAGTGCCCAAGAGTAGAGAAAACTAATGAACAGCAAGTGCATTTATTCACCAATGCGGAGCAACAAGAATTCTCTGACAATGACGACGTTTCGAATGCCACCAATTCATGGAGAACAGGGGGAGATCTTGACAGCACTGATAGCTATGCTTTGGAGAACACGCTTGCCGACACCCGTCCCTTGATCCGATACAGGAGTGATGAGACAGACATGAACACTCAAGCATCACACTTAGGCGAGACCGActccagtgaggatgaagaACAAGAGTCAGGAGCGGGAATttttgaaaaggaaaaaaggtACAGCCTCGGTTCTAGAGGCGACCGGATGATAGAGGATCTCATTGAAGAGCCAGAATGGGAGGAGATACAAAAGAGCGAGAATGCAGGCTGCTTTAATAATAGAGAGACTGATACAAGTCAAATAGAGGAGGATGATGGTCACGGAATTGATAAAATTGAAGAGAAAGAGATACATTTTGAAGGCAATGTTGGATGTTTGGAATCTGATGGAAAATCTGTACTGGAGATAGACAGGAAAGCAATGTTAAGTGAAGAGAATATAGACCTAGATCAAGCAGAACAGGACAGGGCTCTTGGAAATAAGGCATATGACCAGACAAACCTGAATAAGGACATGGGTGATCATGTTGATGGAATCGTAAGTACAGGTTCAACTGACACCAAAGCAGATTTAGAAAAATATTGTTATGATAAAGCCACACCCCTAAGTAGTATGGAGGTGGACAGCAATTTTCTACCACAAGAAACAGACTCAACTGATATCAAAGCAGATTTAGAGAAAGACGGTGAAGATGACCCCACAACCCAAATTAATTGGGAGGTGGACAGCAATTTTCTACCACAAGCAACAGATTCAACTGATATCAAAGCAGACTTAGACAAAGACAGTGAAGATGACCCCACaacccaaattaatttggaggtGGACAGCAATTTTCTACCACAAGCAACAGATTCAACTGATATCAAAGCAGATTTAGAGAAAGACAGTGAAGATGACCCCACaacccaaattaatttggagatGGACAGCAATTTTCTACCACAAGCAACAGATTCAACTGATATCAAAGCAGATTTAGAGAAAGACAGTGAAGATGACCCCACaacccaaattaatttggaggtGGACAGCAATTTTCTACCACAAGCAACAGATTCAACTGATATCAAAGCAGATTTAGAGAAAGACAGTGAAGATGACCCCACAACCCAAATTAATTGGGAG ATGGACAGCAATTTTCTACCACAAGCAACAGATTCAACTGATATCAAAGCAGATTTAGAGAAAGACAGTGAAGATGACCCCACAACCCAAATTAATTGGGAGGTGGACACCAATTTTCTACCACAAGCAACAGATTTAACTGATATCAAAGCAGATTTAGAGAAAGACAGTGAAGATGACCCCACAACCCAAATTAATTGGGAGGTGGACACCAATTTTCTACCACAAGCAACAGATTCAGCTGATATCAAAGAAGATTTAGAGAAAGACAGTGAAGATGACCCCACAACCCAAATTAATTGGGAGGTGGACACCAATTTTCTACCACAAGCAACAGATTCAACTGATATCAAAGCAGATTTAGAGAAAGACAGTGAAGATGACCCCACaacccaaattaatttggag GTGGACACCAATTTTCTACCACAAGAAACAGATTCAACTGATATCAAAGCAGATTTAGAGAAAGACAGTGAAGATGACCCCACaacccaaattaatttggagatGGACAGCAATTTTCTACCACAAGCAACAGATTCAACTGATATCAAAGCAGATTTAGAGAAAGACAGTGAAGATGACCCCACaacccaaattaatttggagatGGACAGCAATTTTCTACCACAAGCAACAGATTCAACTGATATCAAAGCAGATTTAGAGAAAGACAGTGAAGATGACCCCACaacccaaattaatttggaggcGGAGAGCAAGTTTCTACCACAAGAAACAGATTCAACTGATATCAAAGCAGATTTAGAGAAAGACAGTGAAGATGACCCCACaacccaaattaatttggaggcGGACAGCAATTTTCTGCCACAGCAAGGAACTATAGAATGTGAGGAATTCATGGAGCCAAAGAGTCATGCCAGCTGTGACAGTGAAACAAACCTtgtcaatcctgttaatatcaACAGTGAAGAAAGCTCAGGGAATTTGTCAGACAATGAGGAAGGTATCAGAAAAGAATCATTTGTTGAGAACTTCACGATATCATCATATGGGCAGTCACCATCCACTGAAAATGACAACACCAGTGAGATATTACATTCACAAACTGTGACTTCAGACGAAGGGTCAGAAAAAGTGCTGAAAAGTGAGGTAACGGAAATGCGTCCTGAGCAGAAAGAGGAGGATGGCGAGAACTCATCCATGCTAACAAATGTGGATTTCAACGATGATCTCTCATTGCACAGTGAGATCACAAGCATCGCAGAAGTTCTAGAACATACTGCCATATCAGACTTAGAGGATTCGTACAGTTCTGAAGATGACTCACCCAATGCCAGTCAGTCATTAAAATCTATCAATCAGGAGGACATCTCTGAAAATCACAAAGAGAAGGAAACAATGACATGTTCTGTGAATGATTCTGGATTAATAGGAGGGACAGAGAAGCATTTTCCAAAATTATCCAGCACCTCTATAGAAAATGCCTGGGGCAGCAGTGATCACATCCAAGATGATAAGAGGGGGATTCTAGGCACAGATTTAAAGGCATCTGaccagtttatccaaagtgacgaaaacataaaagaatacttttcatACAccgagcaaaaatatggagagTCAAAAGCTTCGGAACAGCAAAATGGAAACGATCATGATAGTGAAACAAAGGAAGATGAGATCTTCACAGCAGAAGTTGAGGGACTTCCCCGAATACATGAAAAATGCACAGAGTTGTTCAGCGCCACTCTTAATGAAGAGTTCTGGAATTCTAATGGAAAGATGGGAGCCTTCTTTCATCCACAGGAGTGTGGGAATTCGGAATGCGTTCACACGCACCCTAATCAGAACGCGGAAAATACAGAGAACATGCTAGAAACAAAACAATGCACAGAATTAAGACTAAAGGAGGCTCAATCACACGGTCTACCAGTGCAAGAGCAGATCCCGGCTCACATCGAGCAGCTATTGTACGAAAACATGGAAAGAGACAAGAAACATTCTGAAGAATCTCTGGAAGAGGAAgactcctggtctggtggagaAGATTAG
- the nes gene encoding nestin isoform X22, translating into MEVPSYMGTEKYQMLELNKRLETYLGRVKFLEEENKLLHGEVEALRQSKNQRVWKGQLEGELRKTREEVEAALREKDRVELEVSNLNEELQMLQLQRKKVAVARAETKKTVDESKKQLEEEHRGQIWLREKLAQLEKELQFHMEVHQEDVSLLQTQIIHTQYVPPHTYVQPQLLGLEDIKQEFSQRAARAWQEAAGSFQNQVQRLEDSLTQAKSRMAQVSQEKKESYLMAQCLAKELEAAQAKKELLEKNVSQQKDRQLKELQHLEVHLEALESEKAELSNQTAAILKDRHNLLQLKLSLGLEVATYRTLLDSESLRPRVSPKIYYQSASTSREVPKHQTIKQSLTPTISVKPGRRSEMTAPTMAPASLQAPKVNPNEKSIRSEMTNNEEDGWCAESPGSPGWSTHYSKADVIDSSLSGDVRAVEADEGEDHAYALSEQMAQELRATVISLDTSVTETSAIRETHIKEMEEECNLEIAGLEKNLTKQPSLAGEELDQDSKNTLKCLTVTPQFAVDIKGLLSSEQTLDVSEKENPDALKADQLEDNFSDRPVEEVSEMTEKYLPVEAVDESLLVWGEKQVGSEEVNGMESMTSGSKSEPESERELELETIPNETDSFGFEALVSNQSNSAELMLDEKTAEESQSSMTEVKGMQFSEEISLNHRQTTTSYEESKDNVGSMAHQQVDELTLEECRTCELKGCVRKLEEENAGDVAEQTCDNGERDEEKIDGVMEVGEENQSFHTSTLIFECPRVEKTNEQQVHLFTNAEQQEFSDNDDVSNATNSWRTGGDLDSTDSYALENTLADTRPLIRYRSDETDMNTQASHLGETDSSEDEEQESGAGIFEKEKRYSLGSRGDRMIEDLIEEPEWEEIQKSENAGCFNNRETDTSQIEEDDGHGIDKIEEKEIHFEGNVGCLESDGKSVLEIDRKAMLSEENIDLDQAEQDRALGNKAYDQTNLNKDMGDHVDGIVSTGSTDTKADLEKYCYDKATPLSSMEVDSNFLPQETDSTDIKADLEKDGEDDPTTQINWEVDSNFLPQATDSTDIKADLDKDSEDDPTTQINLEVDSNFLPQATDSTDIKADLEKDSEDDPTTQINLEMDSNFLPQATDSTDIKADLEKDSEDDPTTQINLEVDSNFLPQATDSTDIKADLEKDSEDDPTTQINWEMDSNFLPQATDSTDIKADLEKDSEDDPTTQINWEVDTNFLPQATDLTDIKADLEKDSEDDPTTQINWEVDTNFLPQATDSADIKEDLEKDSEDDPTTQINWEVDTNFLPQATDSTDIKADLEKDSEDDPTTQINLEVDTNFLPQATDSIDIKADLEKDSEDDPTTQINWEVDTNFLPQATDSIDIKADLEKDSEDDPTTQINLEVDTNFLPQETDSTDIKADLEKDSEDDPTTQINLEMDSNFLPQATDSTDIKADLEKDSEDDPTTQINLEMDSNFLPQATDSTDIKADLEKDSEDDPTTQINLEAESKFLPQETDSTDIKADLEKDSEDDPTTQINLEADSNFLPQQGTIECEEFMEPKSHASCDSETNLVNPVNINSEESSGNLSDNEEGIRKESFVENFTISSYGQSPSTENDNTSEILHSQTVTSDEGSEKVLKSEVTEMRPEQKEEDGENSSMLTNVDFNDDLSLHSEITSIAEVLEHTAISDLEDSYSSEDDSPNASQSLKSINQEDISENHKEKETMTCSVNDSGLIGGTEKHFPKLSSTSIENAWGSSDHIQDDKRGILGTDLKASDQFIQSDENIKEYFSYTEQKYGESKASEQQNGNDHDSETKEDEIFTAEVEGLPRIHEKCTELFSATLNEEFWNSNGKMGAFFHPQECGNSECVHTHPNQNAENTENMLETKQCTELRLKEAQSHGLPVQEQIPAHIEQLLYENMERDKKHSEESLEEEDSWSGGED; encoded by the exons ATGGAGGTCCCCAGCTACATGGGAACTGAGAAGTACCAGATGCTGGAGCTCAACAAGCGTTTGGAGACATACCTGGGCAGGGTGAAGTTCCTTGAGGAGGAGAACAAGCTGCTACATGGGGAAGTTGAGGCTCTGAGGCAGAGTAAGAACCAGCGGGTCTGGAAAGGACAGCTGGAGGGTGAGCTGAGGAAGACCAGGGAGGAAGTGGAGGCAGCTTTGAGGGAGAAGGACAGGGTGGAGCTCGAAGTAAGCAATCTTAATGAGGAGCTGCAGATGCTTCAGCTACAGAGGAAGAAGGTGGCAGTTGCCCGGGCTGAGACCAAGAAGACAGTAGATGAAAGTAAGAAACAACTGGAGGAGGAACATAGAGGCCAGATCTGGCTACGAGAGAAGCTGGCTCAACTGGAGAAAGAGCTGCAGTTCCACATGGAGGTCCACCAAGAGGATGTCTCACTCCTGCAAACCCAGATAATCCACACCCAGTATGTCCCTCCTCATACTTATGTTCAACCACAGCTACTTGGCCTTGAGGACATAAAGCAAGAGTTCTCCCAGAGGGCTGCCCGGGCATGGCAGGAGGCAGCGGGATCATTTCAGAACCAGGTTCAGCGTCTGGAAGACTCTCTGACCCAGGCCAAGTCTCGTATGGCCCAGGTGAGCCAAGAGAAGAAGGAGAGCTACTTGATGGCCCAGTGCCTAGCCAAGGAGCTGGAAGCAGCCCAGGCCAAGAAGGAGCTCCTTGAGAAGAACGTTTCTCAACAGAAGGACAGGCAGCTGAAAGAGCTCCAGCACCTAGAG GTGCATCTGGAGGCCCTGGAAAGCGAGAAAGCAGAGCTTAGTAACCAGACTGCGGCTATTCTGAAGGACAGACACAACCTGCTGCAGCTGAAGCTGTCGCTGGGGCTGGAGGTGGCCACATACAG AACTCTACTAGACAGTGAGAGTCTGAGACCACGTGTGTCTCCCAAAATTTACTACCAGAGTGCCAGCACTTCCC GTGAAGTGCCAAAGCATCAGACTATTAAACAAAGCCTTACCCCCACCATTTCAGTAAAGCCTGGGAGGAGGTCTGAGATGACTGCACCAACAATGGCCCCAGCAAGCCTTCAGGCCCCAAAAGTCAACCCTAACGAAAAGTCCATCAGATCTGAAATGACAAATAATGAGGAAGATGGATGGTGTGCAGAGTCACCCGGTTCTCCAGGTTGGTCAACACATTACTCAAAAGCAGATGTGATTGACAGCAGTTTAAGTGGAGATGTAAGAGCCGTTGAGGCCGATGAGGGGGAGGACCATGCCTACGCTCTCTCTGAGCAAATGGCACAAGAATTAAGAGCCACTGTAATTAGTCTAGACACATCTGTCACCGAGACGTCTGCCATCAGGGAAACGCACATTAAAGAAATGGAGGAGGAATGTAATTTAGAGATCGCTGGGCTCGAAAAAAATCTGACAAAGCAGCCGTCCCTTGCAGGAGAAGAGTTAGACCAGGAttcaaaaaacacattaaaatgtttGACAGTGACACCCCAATTCGCTGTTGACATCAAAGGGCTCCTTAGCTCTGAACAAACACTTGatgtttctgaaaaagaaaatccAGATGCTTTGAAGGCCGATCAACTGGAAGACAACTTTAGTGACAGACCTGTAGAGGAGGTCTCTGAAATGACTGAAAAGTACCTTCCAGTTGAAGCTGTAGATGAATCATTGTTAGTATGGGGTGAAAAACAAGTAGGGTCAGAGGAGGTTAATGGAATGGAAAGCATGACATCGGGATCTAAGTCAGAACCAGAATCAGAAAGAGAATTAGAACTGGAAACCATCCCAAATGAGACAGATTCCTTTGGCTTTGAGGCTTTAGTTAGTAATCAGTCCAACTCTGCGGAGTTAATGCTGGATGAGAAAACTGCAGAAGAATCACAGTCATCTATGACAGAAGTAAAGGGTATGCAGTTTTCGGAAGAGATTTCTTTGAATCACAGGCAGACAACAACATCTTATGAAGAAAGTAAGGACAATGTGGGGAGCATGGCCCACCAGCAAGTGGACGAACTGACTCTGGAAGAATGTAGAACTTGTGAACTGAAGGGATGCGTACGTAAATTAGAGGAAGAGAATGCAGGAGATGTAGCAGAACAGACGTGTGATAATGGGGAGAGAGATGAGGAAAAAATAGATGGAGTGATGGAGGTAGGAGAAGAAAATCAGAGTTTCCACACCAGCACTTTGATTTTCGAGTGCCCAAGAGTAGAGAAAACTAATGAACAGCAAGTGCATTTATTCACCAATGCGGAGCAACAAGAATTCTCTGACAATGACGACGTTTCGAATGCCACCAATTCATGGAGAACAGGGGGAGATCTTGACAGCACTGATAGCTATGCTTTGGAGAACACGCTTGCCGACACCCGTCCCTTGATCCGATACAGGAGTGATGAGACAGACATGAACACTCAAGCATCACACTTAGGCGAGACCGActccagtgaggatgaagaACAAGAGTCAGGAGCGGGAATttttgaaaaggaaaaaaggtACAGCCTCGGTTCTAGAGGCGACCGGATGATAGAGGATCTCATTGAAGAGCCAGAATGGGAGGAGATACAAAAGAGCGAGAATGCAGGCTGCTTTAATAATAGAGAGACTGATACAAGTCAAATAGAGGAGGATGATGGTCACGGAATTGATAAAATTGAAGAGAAAGAGATACATTTTGAAGGCAATGTTGGATGTTTGGAATCTGATGGAAAATCTGTACTGGAGATAGACAGGAAAGCAATGTTAAGTGAAGAGAATATAGACCTAGATCAAGCAGAACAGGACAGGGCTCTTGGAAATAAGGCATATGACCAGACAAACCTGAATAAGGACATGGGTGATCATGTTGATGGAATCGTAAGTACAGGTTCAACTGACACCAAAGCAGATTTAGAAAAATATTGTTATGATAAAGCCACACCCCTAAGTAGTATGGAGGTGGACAGCAATTTTCTACCACAAGAAACAGACTCAACTGATATCAAAGCAGATTTAGAGAAAGACGGTGAAGATGACCCCACAACCCAAATTAATTGGGAGGTGGACAGCAATTTTCTACCACAAGCAACAGATTCAACTGATATCAAAGCAGACTTAGACAAAGACAGTGAAGATGACCCCACaacccaaattaatttggaggtGGACAGCAATTTTCTACCACAAGCAACAGATTCAACTGATATCAAAGCAGATTTAGAGAAAGACAGTGAAGATGACCCCACaacccaaattaatttggagatGGACAGCAATTTTCTACCACAAGCAACAGATTCAACTGATATCAAAGCAGATTTAGAGAAAGACAGTGAAGATGACCCCACaacccaaattaatttggaggtGGACAGCAATTTTCTACCACAAGCAACAGATTCAACTGATATCAAAGCAGATTTAGAGAAAGACAGTGAAGATGACCCCACAACCCAAATTAATTGGGAG ATGGACAGCAATTTTCTACCACAAGCAACAGATTCAACTGATATCAAAGCAGATTTAGAGAAAGACAGTGAAGATGACCCCACAACCCAAATTAATTGGGAGGTGGACACCAATTTTCTACCACAAGCAACAGATTTAACTGATATCAAAGCAGATTTAGAGAAAGACAGTGAAGATGACCCCACAACCCAAATTAATTGGGAGGTGGACACCAATTTTCTACCACAAGCAACAGATTCAGCTGATATCAAAGAAGATTTAGAGAAAGACAGTGAAGATGACCCCACAACCCAAATTAATTGGGAGGTGGACACCAATTTTCTACCACAAGCAACAGATTCAACTGATATCAAAGCAGATTTAGAGAAAGACAGTGAAGATGACCCCACaacccaaattaatttggaggtGGACACCAATTTTCTACCACAAGCAACAGATTCAATTGATATCAAAGCAGATTTAGAGAAAGACAGTGAAGATGACCCCACAACCCAAATTAATTGGGAGGTGGACACCAATTTTCTACCACAAGCAACAGATTCAATTGATATCAAAGCAGATTTAGAGAAAGACAGTGAAGATGACCCCACaacccaaattaatttggag GTGGACACCAATTTTCTACCACAAGAAACAGATTCAACTGATATCAAAGCAGATTTAGAGAAAGACAGTGAAGATGACCCCACaacccaaattaatttggagatGGACAGCAATTTTCTACCACAAGCAACAGATTCAACTGATATCAAAGCAGATTTAGAGAAAGACAGTGAAGATGACCCCACaacccaaattaatttggagatGGACAGCAATTTTCTACCACAAGCAACAGATTCAACTGATATCAAAGCAGATTTAGAGAAAGACAGTGAAGATGACCCCACaacccaaattaatttggaggcGGAGAGCAAGTTTCTACCACAAGAAACAGATTCAACTGATATCAAAGCAGATTTAGAGAAAGACAGTGAAGATGACCCCACaacccaaattaatttggaggcGGACAGCAATTTTCTGCCACAGCAAGGAACTATAGAATGTGAGGAATTCATGGAGCCAAAGAGTCATGCCAGCTGTGACAGTGAAACAAACCTtgtcaatcctgttaatatcaACAGTGAAGAAAGCTCAGGGAATTTGTCAGACAATGAGGAAGGTATCAGAAAAGAATCATTTGTTGAGAACTTCACGATATCATCATATGGGCAGTCACCATCCACTGAAAATGACAACACCAGTGAGATATTACATTCACAAACTGTGACTTCAGACGAAGGGTCAGAAAAAGTGCTGAAAAGTGAGGTAACGGAAATGCGTCCTGAGCAGAAAGAGGAGGATGGCGAGAACTCATCCATGCTAACAAATGTGGATTTCAACGATGATCTCTCATTGCACAGTGAGATCACAAGCATCGCAGAAGTTCTAGAACATACTGCCATATCAGACTTAGAGGATTCGTACAGTTCTGAAGATGACTCACCCAATGCCAGTCAGTCATTAAAATCTATCAATCAGGAGGACATCTCTGAAAATCACAAAGAGAAGGAAACAATGACATGTTCTGTGAATGATTCTGGATTAATAGGAGGGACAGAGAAGCATTTTCCAAAATTATCCAGCACCTCTATAGAAAATGCCTGGGGCAGCAGTGATCACATCCAAGATGATAAGAGGGGGATTCTAGGCACAGATTTAAAGGCATCTGaccagtttatccaaagtgacgaaaacataaaagaatacttttcatACAccgagcaaaaatatggagagTCAAAAGCTTCGGAACAGCAAAATGGAAACGATCATGATAGTGAAACAAAGGAAGATGAGATCTTCACAGCAGAAGTTGAGGGACTTCCCCGAATACATGAAAAATGCACAGAGTTGTTCAGCGCCACTCTTAATGAAGAGTTCTGGAATTCTAATGGAAAGATGGGAGCCTTCTTTCATCCACAGGAGTGTGGGAATTCGGAATGCGTTCACACGCACCCTAATCAGAACGCGGAAAATACAGAGAACATGCTAGAAACAAAACAATGCACAGAATTAAGACTAAAGGAGGCTCAATCACACGGTCTACCAGTGCAAGAGCAGATCCCGGCTCACATCGAGCAGCTATTGTACGAAAACATGGAAAGAGACAAGAAACATTCTGAAGAATCTCTGGAAGAGGAAgactcctggtctggtggagaAGATTAG